Proteins encoded in a region of the Perca fluviatilis chromosome 8, GENO_Pfluv_1.0, whole genome shotgun sequence genome:
- the LOC120563418 gene encoding monocyte chemotactic protein 1B-like: MAAPRLALSVVVLMLAVIALSEGLRGVGPKRCCFRFNENEVPRDKVAGYIRTSQRCSNPAILLKTVAGRQLCVRPSANWVKQLISYLDAKSIPGETSNL, from the exons aTGGCTGCTCCTCGTCTCGCTCTGTCTGTGGTTGTGCTGATGCTGGCTGTCATCGCTCTGAGTGAAG GTTTGCGTGGCGTCGGCCCAAAGAGATGCTGCTTTCGTTTCAATGAGAACGAGGTGCCTAGAGACAAAGTGGCTGGCTACATCCGGACCAGCCAGCGGTGCTCCAACCCTGCCATCCT gttgAAGACAGTGGCCGGTCGTCAGCTGTGTGTCAGACCTTCAGCCAATTGGGTGAAGCAGCTCATCAGCTACCTGGACGCCAAATCTATCCCAGGAGAGACGTCCAACCTGTAA